TCACGAATGCACCGCTTGCCAACGATAAGAGGGAGAGTTTAATCCAGGCAGCTGAATCGCGAGCGGCAAACGAGTACTTGAAATCGATTGCGCAAGGGCGGAGGAAAGAAAGTGTCGAGGGGATCAACTCGCCACGAATCCCTCAGAGGGCCGAGGCCCTTCGATATCGGCAGGACAGCATCGGCGATGTGGTAAAGACCATCAACGATCCGATCTATTACGAGTGGTGGGAATAATCCGGTCATTCATGAAGTCATGAGACGCGAATATAAGGGGCGTATCCTTGCATGAATCCGTACTGGCTGCGGTGAGCTTCGTCTGCAATCACGGTGAAGTATTAGCGGTCCGAAAGGACTGGATGCTCGGTCTCACTTCCGTCTGTCTTCAGCCGTAGCTTCTCAATTGTTGTGAAGATGACCTCGCCACCTTCTGTCTGCAGCAGGTCGCGAAGTTCGTCAACGGACTCCGCATGCTTGACATCACCAACTAGCGCCCAACCCGGCACGAACTGATCGTGGGGTTGATCGTCAAGGTCGGTGCGGTCCACCCGAATGAATTGAACCCGGTCTGCCGCCGTATTAGTCCGACCAGGTTTTCATGGAACATGCCACTCCGGCGTTGCAGTCCACATTCTATTCAGCGTCGTGATGCCGTCTGACATCACTGTGACGGCGTTAAATTCGAACACCTGCGGAATGTCGTGCCTGTAATGCGTAATCTGGTTCAGAGCGTCTTCGACGGTTGGCTGATCGCGGTACGGCTTCTTCAGTTTGAAAGGGCGAGTGGAAGACCATTGACGAAGCTGACCAGATCCGGCCGGCGATCATTGTGCCTGTGAATCGAGAGCTGACAGACAATCAGAAACTCGTTGTTGTCCGCGTTATCCCAGTCCATTGCATAATGGCGACGATGTTCAATCCGACCACTCTACTCGTAACTCGATACCCCGGGGCAGGTCTTTGTGGAACGCCAGGTTGCGGCGAAGCGAATCTGCCCCTCCCGGCCGGGAGAATCGTCGGACCGCCTTTTCCAAGCTGGGCTCCGGCAGATCCGGATAACGAACCGTGAGCGTTCGCTGCAGTACGTTGCGCAGAACGACCTCGCTCTGGTCACGGTCTAGGTCGACTCCGTGGCAGTATGTATCCTCCCCGTAGAGCTGCTTCAGCCGTTATATCGTCGTTAGTTCATATGTAGTTTCAGTTCGGTGGTTTGGCATGACTACCTTCTTCGACGTCTCGTCCCGGCTGTATCAAGGTGGTCACCACAATGACCAACGACGAGAATCGGCTGGCCATTCGAGTTTGCCGCTTTCCCGAAGTAGACGCGGAGCCACTTGTTCTGGACGGGACCAAGTTTGAGGTGCGGCGTGATATCGACCCTCCCGCCATTGAAATCGACGCGTCGAGCTGCCGAGGCACTTGCGTCACGATTCGTCATCGATCCTTCTGTCATCGTCATTTCAAATCCGCCGGACCGTTCTCTGAATAAGTCGACAATGCGTCCTGACTCCGTCCCATCGCGATACAGCAAGTCGTGCATTGTCGTTGCTAGGTGCCACAACATTCGCACGACCTGCGGTATCTCACGCCTCAGGCTATTGAACTCAGCTCGATCGGCAGATCGACGCGCATCATCCGTGAATGCGATACGGTCCGGAAAAAGAGTTTCGATTACGCCGATTGCATCTCCAATCGATTCGACAGGCAAACCGTGGTCAGCAATCAGCTGCAGCACATCCGTCAGTCGATTCGTGTCGGCTTCTGCTGATGCAGCGCGTTGTTCGGCATCCCGCCGGAGGAACTCCTCGGTTCGAATCGTGGTCTCTGACTGATCTGCTCGCTCGTTTGCCTCTTCGAGTTCAAGCTGCATGCGCTCGACGTCGGCCTCGAGTCGTTTCACTTCGTTGTTGCAGTACTCGACGAACTCACTGTCCTGGCCGCTTTCCCGCGCCTGCTGGATGACACGGTCAATTTCAGCTCGCCGTTCCAGTTGCTCGATATCAGCAATTGACCCGACGGAATGTAGAGCGGATGCCGTGAACCGGCGGGCTAATGCCTCCACAATGAGATCCCGGACGACATTCTGCCCGATAGAATCGACGTCTCGATCCAGGAAGAACCGATGCCGACGGTAGTCGTGGAGAGCATCCAGTCGAAGACCGGGCATGTACACTCGCGCCATCCCGTGCGTACAGCGGTAAGCTTCCGGGATCATCCATTCCAGCTCTTCGTTCAGTTCGCGAGCAGGGGCGTCATACACGACCGCAATTCCCGCGAGGAGCCTTGCCAACTCGCCAGGATTGAGCACAGGTCGTTCGGTAATCCGGCTCGCCCGAATGAGTACGATGGGGCACTGTCGGTTCGCGTCCGCCAGTTGGTCCCGGAATGTGGCTCCGCCGCCGATATCAAGCTGGCGAGGAGTCGTCGATAACAGTGTCG
This sequence is a window from Rubinisphaera margarita. Protein-coding genes within it:
- a CDS encoding type I restriction endonuclease → MKKPYRDQPTVEDALNQITHYRHDIPQVFEFNAVTVMSDGITTLNRMWTATPEWHVP
- a CDS encoding type I restriction endonuclease; this encodes MDWDNADNNEFLIVCQLSIHRHNDRRPDLVSFVNGLPLALSN